The window TAAAAATATCCCCAGTTAATGCAGCAGGAGCTAGACAGCTACTCACTCTTGGGtgcccttcctcccagcccctctCTTCAGGTGTTCCATCAGGGGCGCGAGTCCCCTGCCCACAGCAAGCACCGGGCTTTTCCCCCAGCAAGAAGAAGCCTCCCGTTCAGGAGGGGCTGCAGTTTTAGTTCGGGGCACGGAGGGAGCAGGAGGCGATGGCAGTAACCCCTTGGGGGCCAGGAGGTGCAACGCAGCTGGCTCAGGGCTGGAGGTGCAGGGATGGCCTCCGAGTTGACTCCCTCGGCCAAACATCCCCGTTTCTCCACGCCGGCAGCCACGGAAGGGCGAGACCGTGGGTTGTCGGCATTCGTGCTTTCCCCTTCGCGACGAAGGAGCGAGCCGAGTATCtcgaatgaatttttttttcgtGCATGAGTGTGCGTGCGCGCGTGCGGTCTTTGTCGCGGAGAGGATCCCGGGTCAGGCACGGAACGGCTCACCGGCGCTGCGCCGTGCCCAGCCAAGGGAAGGGACAGACGGCACGAAGGGCGGCCGTGCTGCCGCTGGGCTGATGCCAGCGGGGGGGTGCGTGGCCGGTGCAGAAATCCAGCCGGAGGGACCAGCCCTTACTCCGTGTTACCGCTGCTGCCTCGTGCTGCTCAGCCACGGGAGGTGGGAGAGACAGGGGAGGAataggggaggaagggagggacgGGACAGCGCAGAGGACACTAGGACAAGGAGTGTGGGAAGGTATAGTCCGTGTTAGCTAAGAGGAATGTAAACACTAAATATTTGATGGGcatattttttctcctaaattcTTTAGTAGGGCTGGACTTTTCTCGCTGATTCACTCTCTCTTTCTCGGTCTTCTTGGTTTATCACTCTCGTGCTTCCCCTCTCGCTCCCTCACTCTGGCACACAATGAAGACGCTCTTCTTTAATAAATGGATTACACGCTCTACACTATAAATAAACACGGGAATTAAGATTCCAACTTGTTCCTGCGATAAGCAAACAAAGATGCCGAGTCCCCCTTCTCGGCCCTCAGACGGGAGAGTCCCCGGGGAAGCTGCGCATGTGCCTCCGCACGTGTGCTCCGGAGATTGCTCCTTGCTTTTGCGTGTGTATGCGAACGCGCGTGTTTCTGTGAGGCGTTGGGGTCGGGGGGGACGCCGCACCTCCGCGCAGGAGAGCACGCAGGCGTGGGGAGCACGAGAGCGGGAGCCGGTGCACGCGTGGGTGCACGGGCGGCCCGTTGCCCTCCCCGCCGGTGCCGCGGGGGGAGCTCGCCGCGGTGGGACCTCCGGGAGAGAGCGGTCGCCGCTGGGTTGAGGGGACGCTAACACCTCTCCCTTTTGGTTCCCAGTGAAGAAGATGAGACGGGATCCTCGCTGAGCAAAGACGCTGTTGCATCCGAGATGGAGCCCGGTGCCTGGTAGGTTTGCAGCTTCCCACGTTTAGCCGGCGACGCGGGAAGGTGACGGGAACGCGGGTGGCGGGCTGCTCCGGGCTTGAGCTTTCGACAGGAGGGACGTGTCAGATAaggctttcttctttctccccctccGCGGTCCCGCAGCAGGATGCCTCCGCTCCTCTCCCGCATCCACTCCCTGCAGCTGtggcatctcctcctcctggtCTCGGCCGTCCCTCCTCCTGGCGTCTGGTCTCTTCGCTCTCGGGGTCCGGCGGCCGCTCGTCCTCTTTGCACCCGTCGGAGCCCCTCGGCCCCGCGACCCATTTGCATCTGGGACAGGACCTCGCTGCCGGAGAGGGATTCTCGCTTCGCCCTGCCGCGCCAGCGGGCCCCGGCGCCCCGGGGGGGAGAGCTGCGGCACGTCGTGCGGCTGAGGCGCCAGGCGGCGGGGGCCCGTCCCGCCACCCCCTCCGGGTTTGAGGACGGCATGCCCTCCTCCCAGTACCCCTGGGCCATCGTGTGGGGCCCCACGGTGTCGGATGAGGACGGAGGGGACGCCAACTCGGCCAACCCGGGCTTCCCGCCGCTGGGTTACACCTTCGTCTCGCCCCACGGGATGGCGACAGCGCAGCCCAACTCCCACTCGCTCCTGCACAACGCGGGGCTCAACCTGCGCGAGACCCCCGCCACCCTGCGGCCCTTCTTGTTTGGGCCCCGGGGGGAAGGTAAATCTGCCCTTTGCTTCTTTCACAGCCCTCCCCGTCCCCGCAGGAGCAGCTCCTTCTGCAAAATTCACGAGGTTCTCCAGCGGGAACCTCCCTTCGCACTGCTGCTCTCCGGGGACCGGTGGGGGTGGCcgtcacacaccccccccccccccccctctgtcTCGCAGGTGTGGACCCCCAGCTGTACGTCACCATCACCATCTCCATCATCATCGTCCTGGTCGCCACTGGGATCATATTCAAGTTCTGGTGAGTGGGATTTGGGCCACGCgggtgggtgggcaggaggtGTGTGGGCTTGGAACCCATCTGTCCCAAGGGCGCGGGTCTGGCGCCACAAGCCCGTGCGAGGTTTGGCACAGCGGGCTCCCACAAAAACCTTCCATCCTCGAGGGCCAGGGCTTGTCTGAGGGGGGGACGGACACCACGTTCTACCTCGCCCCTCGTCTCTCTCCAAAGCTGGGACCGCAATCAGAAACGCCGGCGTCACTCGGGGCAGCAGAGCGGCgggaggcagcaggagagccAGCAGCCCCTCGCGGACCTCTCCCCCACCACCGTCAGCATTTTGGGGCCCTACAGCGACTCCCTGGCCCCCACGCCTGAGGCGGAGGAGTCCAGGCAGGGCCAGGAGGGCATGGAGAAACTGGGGGGCCACGGGAAGAGCACGGCCTTCCAACTCAACCGGTGAGCGGCCGGGGAGGGAGGCGGTGGCGGGGGACGGGCAGGGGCGAAGGGTCCGGTCGGTGGGACAGCGTAAGCGCCTGTCGCTAATTGATTTccaattccttttttcctctcagaatcCCACTGGTGAACCTGTGACGCTCACGGgagaagcagagctggcttccccccaccctcccgtcACAGCCGGCGAGCACAGACTCCCGCCGCCTCTGctaccccaggaaaaaaaacccacaaaaacgaCCTCCTTGTGCCACGGCCCGCCACCACCATTATTAATTAACTCTGCCAGGACGTGCCTGGGCAAAAGGACGAGCTGGGCCTCCTTAGTCTCCCGCTGGGGGAAggttggggaccccccccctgcccacgcaggacagGGTGATGAGAGAGcggggtggtgggagggagggaaggcagctGGTGGTGGCGGCGTGAGATTTTGGCCTCCCCGGCCCCTCTGCtagcacacacacacgcacgcttGGATCTCCGTGACTCTCTCGCCACTGCATGCCTGACATCGGGGGGTGGGCGAGGTGGAAAGGCGTACCCCTGTCCCCGTGGGCCCTAACCcctctgtgtgtcccccctccccacgtCGTGCGCTTTGAAGTGAACGTCTGGAGTTCAGTGGCTGCGGGATTGCTCCCCAGGCCTTGGCCCTCCCGAGGGTCCCAAGGGTGGGCGAAGCTTGGGCAGAAGAGGCTCACACAGCACCTGGGCCCCCCCCAGCAACCCCTTTCCTTGAAGGAAACGTTACCTCGCCCCTAGATGGAAGATACGCccatctttccattttctttctgcctaacgctcctctgtttttttttctcttcagcttgtatctttcttcatctctccgtcctcaatttttttttctctcagttcctccCCCTGCCACTTCTCTCTGCCAGTTAAAATTGGAAAAAGTTCCTTTAGCTTTCCAAATGTTTTGATCTCTTGGAAGCCTCCTCACTGTCCCCCTCCAACTCCCTCAGTCTCCTTCAGCAAGGTTTCTCTGAAGAACATCAGTCTATGGTGATGTTCTTCAGAAAACCTGAGGCGAAGCCCTCTGCCCATCGTGTTATTTAGCAAGCGTCCCGTTGCGGTACTGCCGAAGCAGCTAAAGCATGGCATGCGGATATAGCTGGGCACGAGGAACTTGAGTTTTGCCAGGCTGAGGTAGGGAATTGCTTTCGGACACTCATGCTATGGGCGACAAGCAGCAGACGCGACTCTCTGTGCCTGGGATGACAAAGAGCCTGTGATGACAAAGAGCAATTTGGAGTTGACCTTGGGAACATTGGGAGGgttgccctgtgctgctggtaggTCCCTCCTGGAACACGAGGTGACTGGAGACCCGCGAGGCAATGCTCACCGAGAgcatgggagaggggaggagatcTGGGGTGCCAACCTTCGTCGGTGTACTGTCCCAGCTGGTTGGGGACCGAAACCGGTGGCACAGGTATCGGTGCAAACCGGTTGCCTGAGCGTGTGCTTCGGGGCTGTGGTGGTCTGTCGGGCAGGCAGCCACGCCGTCAGTTCCTTGTGTGGGCACGATCAGTGCGTCTCAAGCTCTTCCTATGCGTGGACCCATGGGTGTCACTTTGAGGAAGTCTGAAACAGCAAATTTCAGCTCAGTGACAATAGTTGCTCTCCCTTGGCTTTTGTGGACACCTTCAAAGTAATTCACAGACCCCGCGCTGACAGCCACGGAGCTGAAATGATGCAGATTTAGGTTAGGTTGCCCCTATACCGTACAAACACCTTCAGCTGCTGGACTGATGTGGCCAGAGACAGGAAACTCGCCCACAATTAGAAGGCCCTAATGCACCATACAAGGTCTCTGACAAAAGTCGTCTTGGAGAAAAGGAAATGGCCCTTTCATCTTTTATCTCTGCAGTAAAAGCCTATTCTTTATAGGACAAAGCACAGAGTATTTCATAAGAGGCCTGGTTCTGCCCATTTACCTAGCTGAACTATTAGGTGATCTCGGGTCCCATCTGACTCACCGTGAAGGACATTTAAATGAGAGTGTAAATTGCAATAAGCTTTGCAAAAAACAGTAGAGATTTGGAGAAAATGACAGGTCAAATAAAATTACTGGCTTATTAAAAGCACAGAATGGCTGAAAGATGTAGCTGGAAAAGGACTCTGGAGGTCTGTAGTCTAAGCGCAGGTTGAGTCTCCGCTTACAGCAGGGGATATTATTGCTTTATCCTAGATCGATCTCTTACCGAGCCTTTTCCTTACTCGGGCTCCATTCAAGGCTTTGGTGGACAGTCAAGCTGCGGATGGCCAGGACAGAGGAGGGGGCAGATGGCtgttcctgcccccccccccccctccaaccgAGGGCAGCTCGGGGCTGGTCCCCCCCTCGCTGGCACGTCGGCACTGGGGAGGCCATCTGCACCCAGTCGGCGAGAGGCTACGCTGCTTATTGCTGGCAGTTTACGATATAATGCCTTCAACGGGTTTAAGTAATTTTCCAGACCAGATTAATTAGAACGCTCTTTGATCAATAGCGCTTGTTGAAACAAGGCTAGAGTTTAGACTCTACGACTTCAAGGGCTGTCCTTGGACTTTCCCTTTCCACATGCCTGGTGGAGAGAAGGTCTGTAAGAAGGTGGCAGGGCACCACGGGAGGCGTAGTGAAAACGATTTCCAGCGCTTGATGCACGGGAGCCCTGCGCTCTGCTGGCCAGGCTTTTGTAAACTctacaaaaaaatcaaactgcgttgtttgggttgggggttttttttgcctcctttAACGTGTCTCCGGTTTTGTTAAAAGTATCTCCAGGGAATGAGGCCTTTCACAGGTGCTGCGGTAAGGGGGAAGCTGGGGAACGCAGCTGAGAAAACTCTTACGGTGACAGAAGCTCGGATATGCTGAACATCTTTTCCAAGACCAATTTTTCTAGCCAAATACGTTTTTATGACAGTCATTCACTCTCTCACACAAAACAGGTTAGATATGGGAAACAACTTCATTGTCCTGCCCAAACTTTCATTGCTACATTTTGTCCCTGGAACAAAACATTCAAAGCACGTGTGGACACATAAGCTTCTTCCAGTCAATAAATAATCCCACCGGATCTGTTTTCTCCATGGCTGGAGCCTTATAAACCATCTTCCCCTACGCAGACTGGAGCCAGAGCGTGCCTGCCGCCTCTTCCCTGGCCCAGGCTAATAGTCCGTGAGACGCGCACACGGACGGATTGACAGCACCGAGTACCAAGCCAGGGCAGAGGCCAGCACCCTCTCAGTCACAGCCCACCAGGTTTCCCTGTCTTCTAGCTGACTGGAGGAGAAAGATCTGGAttcattttttccagtggaaatttcacagaaagaaatgtgTGCGGGGAAGGTGACTGACGATGTCCGTAGCCTTGGGCTGACCCTGTTTCTCTGTGCCATTAAAGGGGAACGTCCAGGTGGGCTGGGAGAGTTGAAGGCACCGTGTCTGCGCTGAGCTCCTGGAGGGACGTGGCTTTGTTAAGGCAAGGGTGGTCTCTCTGTGAGCGCAGTGGGAAGGTCTGGGGAGGACCTCTCCTCTCCGCCTCGTAGTGCTCCAGGGCGGGAACTGGAGTCTGCTGACCTGGCAGAGTGGCACGAGCACAAGGCCAAATCCTGCTCGGGCTTTTCCATCTGGTCGTTTGCGAGTGGTAGGCAGGGGCGCAGACCTCCGGTGTGTGCTTCCACAACGCTCCTCCCGTCCAGTTTACGGGGACTCGCATCCAGCCAAGCATCCCACGGCTTCAGAGAGGGCTATCTACCTCTTCCTCAACGGCACCTAAGTGCCCTTGCAAATTTGGTCCCTTCATTCCCCACAAGCAAAAATGCTTGGAAAAGAGCGGTTTGTTCATTCCCCACAAGTTCTCCCACGCGATCACCTTCAGACTGCTCTGACTGAAACGGTGGCACAGCCTTAGAGCCGAGTCCTGCAGCACAAAAGCCCTGGGCCAAACTCCAGCTCCCCGATTGCAACCCTGCCGATGTCTCACTGTAGTCCTGGCCCTACCTTGGCAAGACCATAGAGGGGGGGCCCGTTCCTTCACCGACTGCTGGCTCTCTActccttttttcctgttgttttcccTCTCCCACTGTTCTCCCGCTTCCCACTCCTGTCCTGTACCATGGTCTCCCTCCCCGTTATCTCTCCCCTCCTGCTGTTTCGCTCT is drawn from Accipiter gentilis chromosome 21, bAccGen1.1, whole genome shotgun sequence and contains these coding sequences:
- the PIANP gene encoding PILR alpha-associated neural protein isoform X2; the protein is MEPGAWMPPLLSRIHSLQLWHLLLLVSAVPPPGVWSLRSRGPAAARPLCTRRSPSAPRPICIWDRTSLPERDSRFALPRQRAPAPRGGELRHVVRLRRQAAGARPATPSGFEDGMPSSQYPWAIVWGPTVSDEDGGDANSANPGFPPLGYTFVSPHGMATAQPNSHSLLHNAGLNLRETPATLRPFLFGPRGEGVDPQLYVTITISIIIVLVATGIIFKFCWDRNQKRRRHSGQQSGGRQQESQQPLADLSPTTVSILGPYSDSLAPTPEAEESRQGQEGMEKLGGHGKSTAFQLNRIPLVNL
- the PIANP gene encoding PILR alpha-associated neural protein isoform X1, coding for MEPGACRMPPLLSRIHSLQLWHLLLLVSAVPPPGVWSLRSRGPAAARPLCTRRSPSAPRPICIWDRTSLPERDSRFALPRQRAPAPRGGELRHVVRLRRQAAGARPATPSGFEDGMPSSQYPWAIVWGPTVSDEDGGDANSANPGFPPLGYTFVSPHGMATAQPNSHSLLHNAGLNLRETPATLRPFLFGPRGEGVDPQLYVTITISIIIVLVATGIIFKFCWDRNQKRRRHSGQQSGGRQQESQQPLADLSPTTVSILGPYSDSLAPTPEAEESRQGQEGMEKLGGHGKSTAFQLNRIPLVNL